A stretch of Desulfobacter hydrogenophilus DNA encodes these proteins:
- the galE gene encoding UDP-glucose 4-epimerase GalE, with protein sequence MKILVTGGAGYIGSHTCVELLNQGHEVVVLDNLVNSSAKALDRVRNITGKDLAFFKTDLLDEAGTHAVFKAHKNIEAVIHFAGLKAVGESVSQPLRYYHNNITGTLNLMAAMEKAGVTAIVFSSSATVYGNPARLPITEDFPLSVTNPYGRTKLMIEEILSDLYTADPKWHITLLRYFNPVGAHPSGDIGEDPRDIPNNLMPYVARVAIGQLPRVNVFGDDYDTPDGTGVRDFIHVTDLAKGHICCLQRLMETPGVGIYNLGTGRGYSVIEMIKGFEKACGHKIPYEIVPRRPGDIAACWADPSKAGRELGWEATLDIEDMCKDAWHWQQKNPKGYDS encoded by the coding sequence ATGAAAATTCTTGTCACTGGCGGAGCCGGATATATCGGTAGCCATACCTGCGTCGAACTGCTTAACCAAGGCCACGAAGTGGTCGTACTGGATAATCTTGTCAACTCGTCCGCCAAGGCCCTTGACCGGGTTAGAAACATTACGGGAAAAGACCTTGCGTTTTTCAAAACGGACTTGCTGGATGAAGCCGGCACCCATGCAGTGTTCAAAGCCCATAAAAATATTGAGGCCGTGATCCACTTTGCAGGGCTTAAAGCTGTGGGCGAATCGGTTTCACAGCCCCTGCGCTATTACCACAACAATATCACCGGCACGTTGAACCTGATGGCAGCCATGGAAAAAGCAGGTGTTACCGCCATTGTATTTTCATCATCTGCCACGGTTTACGGCAACCCGGCCCGCCTGCCCATCACCGAAGATTTTCCGTTGTCCGTCACCAACCCCTACGGCAGAACCAAACTGATGATCGAAGAAATCCTGTCCGATCTTTATACAGCCGACCCCAAATGGCACATTACCCTGTTGCGATATTTCAACCCGGTGGGGGCACATCCATCCGGAGATATTGGCGAAGATCCCAGGGACATTCCCAACAACCTGATGCCTTATGTAGCCCGGGTGGCCATAGGACAGCTGCCCCGGGTCAATGTTTTCGGCGATGATTACGATACCCCGGACGGAACAGGGGTCCGGGATTTCATCCATGTCACCGACCTTGCCAAAGGACATATCTGCTGCCTTCAAAGACTCATGGAAACCCCAGGTGTAGGTATTTACAACCTTGGCACCGGCCGGGGATATTCCGTAATTGAGATGATCAAAGGATTTGAAAAAGCCTGCGGACACAAGATCCCCTACGAAATTGTTCCCCGCAGACCGGGCGACATTGCCGCATGCTGGGCAGACCCGTCTAAAGCCGGGCGCGAGCTTGGCTGGGAAGCCACCCTGGACATTGAAGATATGTGCAAAGATGCATGGCACTGGCAGCAAAAAAATCCCAAAGGGTATGATTCATAG
- a CDS encoding IscA/HesB family protein, which translates to MIELTDAAKTQIDNYFQGNEPSPIRIFLNSGGUAGPSLAMALDEPKDSDDLFDVKGLKFVVDKEFMEKAQQINIDFNGMGFSLDSGIDLGQGGNCGGCSGGSCG; encoded by the coding sequence ATGATTGAACTTACAGATGCTGCAAAAACGCAGATCGACAATTATTTCCAGGGGAATGAACCCTCCCCCATCCGGATTTTTCTTAACTCTGGTGGCTGAGCGGGTCCGTCTTTAGCAATGGCTCTGGATGAGCCTAAAGACAGCGACGACCTCTTTGACGTTAAAGGGCTTAAATTTGTGGTAGACAAAGAGTTTATGGAAAAAGCACAACAGATTAATATTGATTTTAACGGTATGGGCTTTAGCCTTGATTCCGGTATTGACCTGGGCCAGGGCGGTAACTGCGGGGGATGCTCAGGCGGATCCTGCGGATAG
- a CDS encoding LutC/YkgG family protein: MQANTNETQFMATLRAALGIKQDNAEKRAAQIFTSPNDPNPEQTGIVETIKSRQGKDYMGLIDHLCREAVPLKLNVIPVKDEAQVSKAIVELVKETEPEWGTKKSVVQWDHPLVNALDLKTALKGQNVPVHTAVFDSAGMDNIKRSKAKERVRQQMIDSYIGVTSADFCLADTATLVMRSRPKEARAVSLLPAIHVAVIRKEQILTNLKELYTLLKYDPDTRDPGVLPHHMTMISGPSKTADIELVMVHGAHGPRALYLYVITE; this comes from the coding sequence ATGCAAGCCAATACCAATGAAACTCAATTTATGGCAACCCTTCGGGCAGCGTTAGGCATTAAACAGGATAATGCTGAAAAACGTGCTGCACAAATTTTTACATCCCCTAATGACCCGAATCCGGAACAGACTGGCATTGTGGAAACAATAAAATCCCGCCAAGGTAAAGATTACATGGGTCTGATAGATCATCTTTGCCGGGAGGCGGTACCATTGAAGCTCAATGTCATTCCGGTAAAGGATGAAGCCCAGGTGTCAAAAGCCATTGTCGAACTGGTGAAAGAGACGGAGCCGGAATGGGGCACAAAAAAAAGTGTGGTCCAGTGGGATCATCCCCTGGTCAATGCCCTGGATCTTAAAACCGCATTAAAAGGCCAGAACGTGCCGGTTCACACGGCGGTTTTCGACAGCGCAGGCATGGATAACATCAAAAGATCCAAGGCTAAGGAACGGGTGCGGCAACAAATGATTGATTCCTATATCGGTGTAACCTCGGCTGATTTCTGCCTGGCAGACACGGCCACGCTGGTCATGAGATCCAGGCCCAAAGAGGCCCGGGCCGTCTCATTGCTGCCCGCCATCCATGTGGCAGTGATTAGAAAAGAACAGATACTTACCAATTTAAAAGAACTTTATACCCTGCTTAAATATGATCCGGACACAAGGGACCCCGGAGTGCTTCCCCACCACATGACCATGATCTCGGGTCCCAGCAAAACCGCGGACATTGAACTGGTCATGGTACACGGCGCCCATGGTCCCCGGGCCCTTTATCTCTATGTAATTACTGAATAA
- a CDS encoding LutB/LldF family L-lactate oxidation iron-sulfur protein, which produces MNHDTATKKYVQNSALAIKDEILQSALNKIQSGLGKATALSYQNLDEGPPLRLKAHEIREKTINNLDVVLTRLAAKVRDNGGKVYFARTDKQAVDYCLKVAQQHHVKQVVKGKSMVTEEIGLNPAFEAKGIEVNETDLGEYIVQLAGEKPSHIIAPAAHKTRQQVGRLFEQKLGVPYTEDPPELTRIARKALREKFLTADMGISGCNLACAETGHMTVVSNEGNIRMSTTLPKVHVAIMGMERVVPNLEDHDILFRLLSRGAAAQKLGGYVSYIGGPGGPEFPDGPEEFHLVILDNGRSRILADPKFREILCCIRCSACLNACPVYGKIGGHAYDSTYCGPIGAVLTPLMEGMNQAKDLCLGESLCGACKQACSVNIDLPRMLLELRYRLAYGDDQWETKPVSVVEKTIHQAWALLAGHPALYRAVLTTFALGQKIFPTSKGMITKMPGPGAGWTKSRDIQPLSQTPFRKRFKKLNAQKADR; this is translated from the coding sequence ATGAACCACGATACAGCCACAAAAAAATATGTACAAAATTCCGCGTTAGCCATCAAAGATGAAATCCTGCAAAGTGCTTTAAATAAAATTCAGTCGGGCCTGGGTAAGGCCACGGCGCTTTCCTACCAGAACCTGGACGAAGGCCCGCCCCTGCGCCTTAAAGCCCATGAAATCCGGGAAAAAACCATCAACAACCTGGATGTTGTGCTGACCCGGTTAGCTGCCAAAGTCCGGGATAACGGCGGAAAAGTTTATTTTGCCCGGACAGATAAGCAAGCCGTGGACTACTGTCTTAAAGTAGCCCAACAGCACCATGTCAAACAGGTGGTCAAGGGCAAGTCCATGGTCACAGAGGAAATCGGCCTGAATCCTGCCTTTGAAGCAAAGGGCATTGAAGTCAACGAAACCGACCTGGGCGAATACATCGTGCAGCTTGCCGGAGAAAAACCCTCCCACATCATTGCCCCGGCGGCCCATAAAACCCGGCAGCAGGTAGGTAGGCTGTTTGAACAAAAACTGGGGGTTCCCTATACTGAAGATCCGCCAGAACTGACCCGGATCGCCAGAAAAGCCCTGCGTGAAAAGTTCCTCACCGCAGATATGGGAATTTCCGGCTGCAACCTGGCCTGTGCGGAAACCGGCCATATGACCGTGGTATCCAACGAAGGCAATATCCGCATGTCCACCACCCTGCCCAAAGTACATGTGGCCATCATGGGTATGGAGCGGGTGGTGCCCAATCTCGAGGACCACGACATCCTGTTCCGCCTTCTGTCCAGGGGAGCGGCGGCCCAAAAACTGGGCGGGTACGTCTCCTACATCGGCGGACCGGGCGGACCGGAATTTCCCGACGGTCCCGAAGAATTTCACCTGGTTATTCTGGACAACGGCAGAAGCCGTATCCTTGCAGATCCCAAATTCAGGGAAATTTTGTGCTGTATCCGCTGTTCGGCCTGTCTCAACGCCTGCCCGGTTTACGGTAAAATCGGCGGTCATGCCTATGACTCAACCTATTGCGGTCCCATCGGAGCGGTGCTCACACCGCTGATGGAGGGCATGAACCAGGCAAAAGACCTTTGCCTGGGAGAATCATTATGCGGTGCCTGCAAGCAGGCCTGCTCGGTGAACATTGATTTGCCCCGGATGCTGCTTGAATTGCGGTACCGGCTGGCATACGGAGATGACCAGTGGGAGACCAAACCGGTCAGCGTTGTGGAAAAAACCATCCACCAGGCGTGGGCGCTTCTGGCCGGGCACCCTGCCCTGTACCGCGCCGTGCTTACAACCTTTGCCCTGGGCCAGAAAATATTTCCCACATCCAAGGGCATGATTACCAAAATGCCGGGACCCGGTGCGGGCTGGACTAAATCCAGGGATATACAACCGCTTTCCCAAACCCCTTTCCGAAAACGGTTTAAAAAGCTAAACGCCCAAAAGGCAGATCGTTGA
- a CDS encoding (Fe-S)-binding protein, with amino-acid sequence MTHATLFIQCIVDGMYPEVGEAMVKLFQRLDITMDYPENQTCCGQPSFNSGYRKEAAKAAKHYIETFEDAETIVCPSGSCVSMVRHHYPELFENEPAWKNRAIDVGKRTFELTEYLIDVLKIENTDAYYDGTITYHDSCHLKRYLGVAAQPRALINQVKGATFVEMKDSDTCCGFGGAFSTKYPDISTAMVKEKVKNILDSGADAVVGCDMGCLMNIKGYLNRHNLNVRVMHIAQLLAGQKAGAV; translated from the coding sequence ATGACACATGCAACCCTGTTCATCCAGTGCATCGTGGATGGCATGTACCCGGAAGTCGGAGAGGCCATGGTCAAGCTGTTCCAGCGTCTTGACATTACCATGGACTACCCGGAAAATCAGACCTGCTGCGGACAGCCCTCGTTCAACTCCGGATACCGGAAAGAAGCGGCAAAGGCGGCAAAGCATTATATTGAGACCTTTGAAGATGCTGAAACCATTGTTTGTCCGTCAGGTTCCTGCGTTTCCATGGTCCGGCATCACTATCCCGAACTGTTTGAAAATGAGCCGGCGTGGAAAAACCGGGCCATTGATGTGGGAAAAAGGACCTTTGAACTCACCGAGTACCTGATTGACGTGCTCAAGATCGAAAACACAGACGCCTATTATGACGGGACCATCACCTACCATGACTCCTGCCACCTGAAACGTTATCTTGGCGTGGCAGCTCAGCCCCGGGCCTTGATCAACCAGGTCAAGGGCGCCACATTTGTGGAGATGAAGGATTCGGACACATGCTGCGGCTTTGGGGGTGCATTTTCAACCAAATACCCGGATATCTCTACGGCCATGGTCAAAGAAAAGGTAAAAAACATTCTTGATTCTGGAGCCGATGCCGTGGTGGGCTGTGATATGGGATGCCTGATGAACATCAAGGGGTATCTGAACCGTCACAACCTCAATGTCAGGGTGATGCACATTGCCCAGCTTCTGGCAGGCCAAAAGGCAGGTGCGGTATGA
- a CDS encoding MarR family winged helix-turn-helix transcriptional regulator: MISIRKIIQAVDIHSRKLNKEFGLTGPQLIVLQEISSHGQISITPLSRGTSLSQATVTDITKRLETRGYIARKKREDDRRAVSLFLTEKGQDVIKNLPPLLQETFTKHFSDIEDWEQMMIISAFERVVSLMAAEKLEASPILVTGPIRQNTPR; encoded by the coding sequence TTGATATCAATTCGTAAAATTATCCAGGCAGTTGATATTCATTCCAGAAAGCTGAACAAAGAATTTGGTCTGACAGGCCCCCAGCTTATTGTACTCCAGGAAATTTCCTCCCATGGTCAAATTTCCATTACCCCGTTATCCCGGGGCACAAGCTTAAGTCAAGCAACCGTGACGGATATCACCAAGCGGCTTGAAACCCGTGGATACATTGCTAGAAAAAAAAGAGAAGATGACAGACGGGCTGTCAGCCTTTTCCTCACGGAAAAGGGCCAGGATGTCATCAAAAACCTGCCACCTCTACTCCAGGAAACATTCACTAAACATTTTTCCGATATTGAAGACTGGGAGCAGATGATGATCATAAGCGCCTTTGAGCGGGTGGTCAGTCTCATGGCCGCAGAGAAGTTAGAGGCATCCCCGATCCTGGTTACAGGCCCCATCCGGCAAAATACACCCCGTTAG
- a CDS encoding flagellar basal body-associated FliL family protein — protein MEQQIGNVVLNRCAAVCTVMFMLLVGIAGCGGEKKDTDLILGNWVYYSNRTYLLTVIDMKGTWTSSVRIADVTSKIVDSRGTAGGTWDLDEGQLVFTVVASDINDVWEKESTYSYKLLELRDHFMVLEGDNGRKEEWKKTVQLKGKEGPGAVNSIVTMAPYTVNLDKHSSNAKDRYLCLSMHLELMELMPEQPVPQFHPRARDAAIMYLSSLTYENVSDFDRIKVQKEKVKDILNPYMEGLIKEVVIDHVVVAVSAAKVEEFIIEHTAAPSAEEPADGEEGETGEEENPKDS, from the coding sequence ATGGAACAACAGATTGGAAACGTGGTTTTGAACAGGTGTGCTGCTGTTTGCACCGTCATGTTCATGCTCCTTGTCGGTATTGCCGGGTGCGGTGGAGAAAAAAAAGATACGGATTTAATCCTGGGTAACTGGGTTTATTACAGTAATCGCACCTATCTCCTTACCGTCATTGATATGAAAGGCACATGGACCTCTTCTGTTCGGATAGCAGACGTGACCTCCAAAATTGTTGATTCCAGGGGGACGGCCGGCGGTACCTGGGATTTGGATGAGGGTCAGCTCGTTTTTACCGTCGTGGCGTCAGATATCAACGATGTCTGGGAAAAAGAAAGCACTTACTCTTATAAGTTGCTCGAACTCAGGGACCATTTCATGGTCCTTGAGGGCGACAACGGTCGCAAGGAAGAATGGAAGAAAACGGTTCAGCTGAAGGGAAAAGAGGGCCCCGGTGCCGTCAATTCGATTGTTACCATGGCGCCCTATACTGTTAATCTGGATAAACATTCTTCCAATGCCAAGGATCGCTATTTGTGTTTGAGTATGCATTTGGAACTTATGGAACTGATGCCGGAACAGCCTGTGCCCCAATTTCATCCCAGGGCCAGGGATGCCGCCATCATGTATCTGTCTTCTTTGACCTATGAGAATGTATCTGATTTTGATCGCATCAAGGTTCAGAAAGAAAAAGTTAAGGATATACTCAACCCCTATATGGAAGGGTTAATCAAAGAAGTTGTCATTGACCATGTGGTTGTTGCCGTTTCTGCCGCAAAGGTGGAAGAATTTATCATTGAACATACGGCGGCACCAAGCGCGGAGGAACCCGCTGACGGGGAAGAGGGGGAAACCGGCGAAGAAGAGAACCCAAAAGACTCCTGA